The following are encoded together in the Equus przewalskii isolate Varuska chromosome 14, EquPr2, whole genome shotgun sequence genome:
- the YPEL5 gene encoding protein yippee-like 5 produces the protein MGRIFLDHIGGTRLFSCANCDTILTNRSELISTRFTGATGRAFLFNKVVNLQYSEVQDRVMLTGRHMVRDVSCKNCNSKLGWIYEFATEDSQRYKEGRVILERALVRESEGFEEHVPSDNS, from the exons ATGGGCAGAATTTTCCTTGATCACATCGGTGGTACCCGTCTGTTTTCTTGTGCAAACTGTGATACGATCCTGACCAACCGCTCAGAACTCATCTCCACTCGGTTCACAGGCGCCACTGGCagagcatttctttttaacaag GTGGTTAACCTGCAGTACAGTGAAGTTCAAGACCGGGTCATGCTCACTGGCCGCCACATGGTTCGAGATGTGAGCTGCAAAAACTGCAATAGCAAACTGGGATGGATCTATGAGTTTGCCACTGAAGACAGCCAGCGTTATAAGGAAGGCCGTGTGATCCTGGAACGTGCTCTAGTTCGAGAGAGTGAGGGCTTTGAGGAGCATGTACCATCTGATAACtcttga